The Candidatus Margulisiibacteriota bacterium genomic interval CCAGAGAAAAAAATGTCGAGTTTCTGCTGCACATGTACAAAGAAATTCTCAAAGTGCGCACGAATATTCTGCTGGCCATTATCGGCGACGGACCGCACCGGCCGATCCTGGAAAAACTGGCGGCCGAGCTGGGTCTCCAGGACAAAATTATTTTTACCGGCTATATTTCCGACAAGGCCGAGCTGGCCTCCTGGTACAAGGCCGCGCGGGTTTTTGTTTTTTCGTCGTTGACCGAAACGCAGGGACTGGTCATCCTGGAAGCCATGTCCGTCGGCACGCCGGTCGTCGCCATTGACGCTATGGGAATTTCCGACATCATTCACCAGAATATCGGCGGGCTGGCCAGCGGCCCGGACATTTCGGAATTTGCGCTGAAACTGACGCAGCTTTTAAGCAATCAGGAGCTGCGCCGCCAGAAATCCGCGGAAGCCTCGCAGTTAGCGCAGAAATTGAGCATGCACAATATGACCAGCCGCTTGATCGCCAATTATCAGAGATTGATCGATGTGGCTACCAAAATTTGAAAATCTCGAATTAAACGCTTTCTGCGAACTGCTTTGTCCGGATTGTCCGGCGCGGCTGGAACGCGAGCCGCTAGCGCTGGAAAAAATCCGGTCAAAGAAAATAAATTCCTGGTGCGTGCATTTGACCGGCGGCAATCCTCTGCGGCATCCGCAGATCAATAATATCCTGATCGAGCTCAAAAACCAAAAACATTTCACCCTGCTGACCACCTGCGGCTACAATCTCGCCGATTTTGAAAAACAAATTTTGCTTTTGCTTGACTGCCTGCTGCTCTATATGCCGGCTTTCAGCCGTGAGAATGCTATCCGGCAGGCCGGATTTAACAGCGTCAGCCGGCAGGAAAGCGCCATTGAATATTTGCAGGAATTGAAAAAAAAATTTGCCGTGCTTTATCCGATCAATAGCGAGACTATCGCAGACCTGCCGGATCTGTACAATAAAATAAATAATAAAAATTCTTTTTTAATTCTGCTGTACGACAAGAAAACCGAGCTGCCGCTGCAGCGCGCTGAAAAAAAATACTTGCATTATTACGCCGCGCGGCGCAATACCGTCGTTTATGAATACACTGGCGGCGGAGTTTACAACTGTCTGGATTTTACGCGCCATTTAGCCAGCCCGGCGCCGCGCAATCTCTGGTTTTTTGCTAAATTATTTTTTAAATTTTACTTTCAACCATAATTAAGGCGCCGGAGCGCAGGTATAAATTCAGAAAATACGGGTATAATTAAGGCATAAACAAGGGGAGGCAAACTATGGTCGATCTCAAGGAATTAGCAGAAAAATCGCGTTCGCGCTACGGCAAATATACGCCCGAGCCAACGCCGCCGCTGATGGCTTTTTTAGGCAAATACGTTTTCAAAAAACAGACGCCCAGCCGGTCTTTTCTCAACGGTTTTATTACGGCGGCTGTGCTGCTTTACGCCTGGTTTTTTAAGAACTATCTGCCGCTGACGATTTGGCTGATTTTTGATGTCAGCCTGACCGTCTCCGCGATCTTTTACTGGCGCGCGGAGCAAAAACGCCTGAATAAAGAGATGGAGCGCATCGGTCAGGAAGCGCAAGGTATTCAAGCGGAAATCCTGGAACGCAAACAGTATTTTGACAATATCCGCGCTGAATTAGCCAAGGCTTCCAGAAATTAAAGGGAGTGTAAATTAAAGCTCTAAAAAGTTTTTTAAGATTTGCAGGCCGTTTTCGCCGCTTTTTTCGGGGTGAAACTGCACGCCAAAAATATTTTCTTTCTGCAAAGCGGAGCAAAAATCCATGCCGTAATCCGTCAGACCGATCGTAAATTTTTCGTCAGTCGGCTGCGCGTAATAAGAATGGACAAAATAAGCGGAAAAAATTTCCGGCAGATTTTTAAATAAAACGCTGGATTTTTGCCGCACATCATTCCAGCCCATGTGCGGCACGGGAAATCCCGGGGGGAAACCGCTGCTGCCGCGGAAATAACGCACCTGTCCCGGCACGGCATCCAGTCCAGCCGTTAGGCCAAATTCCTCACTGGCTGACAGCAGCAGCTGCATACCCAGACAAATGCCTAAAAACGGCCTGGTCAAGGCAGTTTGCAGCGCCGACCAGAGTTGTTTTTTTCGCAAATTTTCCACAGCCTGCGGAAAAGCGCCGACTCCGGGGAAAATCAATTTATCCGCGTTTTGCAGCGCGCTGGTCTCCGCTGAGATCTCCGCCGTGTAACCGAGACGCTCCACGGCTTTTTGCACCGAACGCAGATTGCCCAGACCGTAATCAATAATAACGGTCTTCATGACAGCGCTAAAGCGACCGCGCCGAGCAGTCCGGTGTCTTTGCCGCATTCCGCGCGCAAAATCTTGATCGCCTGTTCTGGGTTGAGCAGCTTAAAAGTTTTCAGGCTCTTGAACAGCGGCTGAAAAAAATAATCACCGTTAAAAGTCACGCCGCCACCGACAATGATCACTTCTGGATCAAACGTATTGACCAGATTGGCAAGGCCCAGCGCGTTGTAATAGCCGTTTTTGTCCAGCAGCTCCAGCGCTGTTTGGTCTTGCAGTTTGGCGGCTGCGACTACAGTCTCCGCCGTGATCCGGCCGTCCCCGGCCAATTCCTTGATCCGCGCCGCGGGATTTTCCGCAACCGCAATTGCCGCCATTTTAGCCAGCGCCGTGCCGGAACCCAGCGCTTCCCAGCAGCCTTTGTTGCCGCAGCCGCAGAGCGGCCCGTCCGGCAAAAGTATCGTGTGGCCAAATTCTCCGGCCGTGCCGTTGGCTCCGGCGTACAAATGTCCGTCAATAATAATACCGCCACCGACGCCGGTGCTGATCGTCACATAAATAAAATTTTTATAATTTCGTCCCGCGCCGTATTTCAACTCCGCCAGAGCCGCGGCGTTGGCGTCGTTTTCGATCACGTATTCGGCCGGATAAATTTTGTTCAGCTCGGCCAGCAGGTCTACGCCGTTGAGCTGCGGCACATTGGGCATATTGAGCGCCACGCCATTTTTTAGCTGGCCGGGCAGACCCACGCCGATTTTGGCAATTTTTCGTCCGGTAGAAAATTTTTGGATCAACGCGCTGATTTGTTCCAGTACATTTGGCGCGGTTTTGCCGGTCTCTCTTTGCAGAATTGCGCCGCGGGCATCAGCCAGTCCGGCGGTAATTTTTGTCCCGCCAACATCTATGCCTATGTACATGGGCGGATAATATATTGAAATTATTTAAAAATCAAACTTAGTCAGCATGTCGTCAGTAGACGCTTTAGTATTAGCTTTCGCCTTAACTTTTCTGACTTTCAGCGGTTTGCGCACCGCGTCGGTGTTTTCTTTTGTTTCCAGATCGGCCTGCAATTCCTGACGCGGATTTGCCGCCTGCTTGGCCAGGCCAAAAGTATAACCGACCGAGATGCGGTGCGTGACACCCAGCTCATCGATCGGCACGTAAGCATAGTCGGCGTTAAAATTAGCAAAAGCCACACCCAGTCCCAGCGACATCTGGCTGAAAGTATTGTAACCGACGCGGCCGGCAAAATATTGCCCCAGCCAGTACTCCGCACCCACGCCAAAACGCGGATCGTTGTCATTGGGCAGTTTGGCGTCGAGCAGCAGGCTCAATTTATTCCAGAGAAAAACCGTGCTGTATTCCGCGCCCAGCGCAATGGTCAGCGGTAATTCTTCCTCGGGACGCAAAGCTTTCAGGCCAATGTTCTGTACATTTAAACCCAGTTTTAAATTTGGGATCAGATCTTTGTAAATCAAGCCAGCGTCCAGAGCCAGACCGTCAGCCTTTTCACCGGCCAGATCTTCGCTGATTATTTTCAAGCCGATACCGGCATCCAGCGCGCGGGAAATGATCCGCGAGTAGCCGAGATTGAGCACCGAGATCGCGCTGTTAAAACTTTTACCGGTTTCCAGATATTCGCTTTTAGTATTGCCGCCATAAACCGTTTCTTTGTCTTTCGGCGTGTCCAGCATCATGACATACGCGCCAAAAGTGTCTTTCTCGGAGAGCGGCAGCGCGCCAAAAATTGTCTTGGCCGAAATACCGGCCAGCCAGTTCAGCTGCATGAAATCCACGCGCGGATTGCGCACGGCGCTTAAACCAGCGGTATTCCAGTATATAGAACTCGTGTCGTCCGCGGCGGCTGTATAACTCTCGCCGAGAGCGGCGGCTTTCGCGCCCAGCCCGATTTTCAGGTAATTGGCGCCTGTCGTGCCCGGCCCGTTCACCGCGGCAAAAAGACCGCTACTCAGGCAAACCACCAGAAATATAAACCATACTCTGCGCATCGCTCTCCCCTATCTGTATTATTATCGACAGCAGAGGCCGCAAAAATGCATCGAATTTTGTCGTTCCATTCATTTCAACTGAACACAATTTGTTTTCTTTTTTGATTTTTTTGTAAT includes:
- the hisH gene encoding imidazole glycerol phosphate synthase subunit HisH gives rise to the protein MKTVIIDYGLGNLRSVQKAVERLGYTAEISAETSALQNADKLIFPGVGAFPQAVENLRKKQLWSALQTALTRPFLGICLGMQLLLSASEEFGLTAGLDAVPGQVRYFRGSSGFPPGFPVPHMGWNDVRQKSSVLFKNLPEIFSAYFVHSYYAQPTDEKFTIGLTDYGMDFCSALQKENIFGVQFHPEKSGENGLQILKNFLEL
- a CDS encoding ROK family protein, translated to MYIGIDVGGTKITAGLADARGAILQRETGKTAPNVLEQISALIQKFSTGRKIAKIGVGLPGQLKNGVALNMPNVPQLNGVDLLAELNKIYPAEYVIENDANAAALAELKYGAGRNYKNFIYVTISTGVGGGIIIDGHLYAGANGTAGEFGHTILLPDGPLCGCGNKGCWEALGSGTALAKMAAIAVAENPAARIKELAGDGRITAETVVAAAKLQDQTALELLDKNGYYNALGLANLVNTFDPEVIIVGGGVTFNGDYFFQPLFKSLKTFKLLNPEQAIKILRAECGKDTGLLGAVALALS
- a CDS encoding PorV/PorQ family protein, coding for MRRVWFIFLVVCLSSGLFAAVNGPGTTGANYLKIGLGAKAAALGESYTAAADDTSSIYWNTAGLSAVRNPRVDFMQLNWLAGISAKTIFGALPLSEKDTFGAYVMMLDTPKDKETVYGGNTKSEYLETGKSFNSAISVLNLGYSRIISRALDAGIGLKIISEDLAGEKADGLALDAGLIYKDLIPNLKLGLNVQNIGLKALRPEEELPLTIALGAEYSTVFLWNKLSLLLDAKLPNDNDPRFGVGAEYWLGQYFAGRVGYNTFSQMSLGLGVAFANFNADYAYVPIDELGVTHRISVGYTFGLAKQAANPRQELQADLETKENTDAVRKPLKVRKVKAKANTKASTDDMLTKFDF